The Bacteroidia bacterium genome segment AACAGAAACAGTAACACCTTCAATCGGCGTACTATCTTGCGCCAATACAAAACCAGATACACTTGCACTGTCCTGTGCATAAAGTATTTTTGAAGGAAGGAAAAAGAAGAGTAATAGGCACGTCAAAAAACTAATTTTTCGATTGAAAAAATATTTCTTGGAAGTGTTTTTCAGGGACTTATTTCTCACTTATTTGATCGGATAATTATTGTACTTTCAGTTGCCCGCTTTTCCATGCTTCAATAAACTTTGCCCAAGCAAGGGGGTTTAACAAACTAATAACAGGGTATTGTCCGGTACTGTATAATTTACTGTCTTGGTTCTCCATGTAATTGGCATAATTGGCACCTGCATCCATTTTCGATCCATAGCGCAATTCTTTCTTCTGCGCCAGCGCCATGTTCTTTTTAGCACGTTCTAAATCATCGTTGGGAGTATTCAAATTTAAGAAAGCAGCTTCAAATTGTTCTTTGGTTGGCCAAGGATAAATGAGTGTTTCTTTCAAATTAAAAGTATCTTTCTTCAACACTTGTATTAAGGAATATTTGTCTGTTAAAAGCGTGTCTGAAATGATGTAATTAATTTTCCGGTAACCCAAAGCGTTAAATTCAATCGTATCATTTGTTTCCGCCACAAATGAAA includes the following:
- a CDS encoding carboxypeptidase-like regulatory domain-containing protein gives rise to the protein MQKLISFFAFLFLLGSIPSASAQNNSKKKDNQKNILIQFSGVAVDHDSLKPIPFVSIMIKHSNRGTISDYFGYFSFVAETNDTIEFNALGYRKINYIISDTLLTDKYSLIQVLKKDTFNLKETLIYPWPTKEQFEAAFLNLNTPNDDLERAKKNMALAQKKELRYGSKMDAGANYANYMENQDSKLYSTGQYPVISLLNPLAWAKFIEAWKSGQLKVQ